Within Aspergillus oryzae RIB40 DNA, chromosome 2, the genomic segment acttccccatcttctgacCAGTACCCTCGATCTCCGGTCTTATACATACGCTCCCCAATGCGGATGATCGGATCGGCCACGAACCGTTGTGCGGTTTGTTCGGGCATGCCGATGTAATGGCGTGCCACCTGGACTCCTGCAATGTAGATCTCGCCAATGACACCCGGCGGGACTAACTCTTGATGTTGATTCATGATGTAGATGCGGGTGGAGGGATTCGGGGGCCCAATGGTCACCCTCTGCCTGGGATGCAACTGTTTGATAGTCGCGCCGCAGGTCCCTTCTGTAGGGCCGTACATATTGTAGAGCGTCTTTTGTTCAGACCATCGGTCACAGACATCCTGCGTGACAGGTTCACCGACGAGGTAAACCTAAGGTAACTGAGTGTCAGTGAACTGCACAATATAAGAGGGAGTAAACTTTGGTACTCACGGTACTAAGCCGCTCAAAGTCAGCCGGATTGAGGACACGCGCCATGGATGGAGTGAGAATAGCCGAATCCACGTCGCTCAAGTGTGCAAACGGATCATCCCCACTTTGAAGAACCAGAGCTGCACCGTAGCTGAGCGCTGAGAAGATCTCGTGGATGCTGCCATCGAAGGCCACGGACATGATCTGAGCGACCCGGCGACCAGGTTGTGCAAACAGCCGAACTTCGAGGTCACGCTGGAATGCAACCAGTCCCTGATGGAGACACATCACACCCTTAGGCTTGCCAGTCGACCCGGACGTAAAGCACAGGTAAGCATCGGTTTGTGGTCGAGGCGAGTCACGATGGGTGATTGGGACATTGTCATCCTTCACCAGGTCTTCCACAACCAGCAGACGATCGCAATCGGTCGGGCAGAAAGATTGGTCGGACAATGAAGGGACCAGGAACAGACGCGATCcagaggccgagaagatggTTTCACGGGCCTCTTGGGGCAAGGCCTTGTCTAGAGCACAGTAGACACCTCCTGCCTTTAAGATGCCCATGATCCCAACAATCCAATTAACTGACCGATCTGCATGGAGACAGACCACATCTCCATCCTGGATATAACCCCTCAGTGTAGCGGCAACGCGACCTGCGTGAGTATCAAGCTCCTGGTATGTAAGGTGGCAGTTGCCCTTTTGAACCGCAACGTCCATTGGGTTACGAGACACCGCGGACTCGAATAGCGTCACCAAATCTTCTTTAATGGCGACAGTTGTGGTAAGAGAGGAGCTACAATTGCCAAAGCCCATCAGGGTTTGAAGATCGACACATCCCAAGAGCCCCTGAAGGCATTCCTCTATAGGTCGGTGTGGCCGAAGGAGGAGCTGCAGCGCCCGTTGGAAATACTTCCCAAGACGAACAATATCCGCCCGACTATATTGACTGGTGTGGTAGACAAAGCGAGCTGCGCCATCGGTTAGGATATTGATGCTCAGTGGTACATCAGTCGTCTGTCGCGTATATGGGGGCTCTATAGGGGATACGCCATCTTTGCATTCAGGCCCCGGAACCTGCATGGCCATAGCAGAGGAGAAGTTCCTCGTGTAGCCATTATCGGGTGTGGTCCATTGGTACTCAGCCAGCTCCACCATCCGAGAGAATAAATTCTTGAGAAAGTCTTGAGCCGACTGTTGTCGAGACAGAGTGAGACAGAGGGGGAGTGTATTGACCAGAGGTCCAACCACTTCATCGACTCCCTCCAAGGGAAGATTCCGACCAGCCAAGACGGCACCAAACACCACCGAGGCTGAATCCGCATACAGACTGAGGACTAATGACCAGGCCGCATAGTAACAAGTGGAGAGAGTCACCCCTAACCGTTTGGCTACACAGTGCAGTTGTGTGTTGGAAACACTGGGTGCCACGTAGACTTCCTCACTTTCAGTGATTGCCGAGGAAGTTCCTTCTGGTGTCGGGGCCGGAAGGAGGAGCTCCCCCTGGGCTTGGTCAAGCTGGGCTGCGTGGCCTGCCCAATACTCATCGCCTTGACTCTTGTGCTCCTGACGCCACACGCGAATCCGCTTCTCGACGTCGGAAAACGATGGGCCGGGCACAATCGGTAAGCCCTTAATAGCACGACGGACTTTGCAAAAGAGCAGCATAGCAGAATAACCATCGACCAGCGCATGATGGACAGCCCAGATCACCGTGCTTTGACTGCTAGCGGGAGGGGATCGCTTCCAGTGGACTACTTTGAAAGACGACGATACTGATTTGAGCCAAAGGGTTTGTAGTTGCTCGCGATACTCCGCTTCCGTCTCCACCGTTACTTCTGACCAAGTGAAGTATTCTTGGTTCCGGGCTGATCCATCAAGAAGGGAGGAATGAAATATCGGCTCGCCTTCGATGACTGTCTTCCACGCCCTTTTTAGGACGGGAATCACGTCAGTTTGGTAAGTCTCGTAGTGATATATGATATTGGTTCCGGGGCTTTTGAGGGAGCCGTGCAAGAGGGACGCTTGCATTTCGCTTAGGCTCTGGGTGGCATATTGGGTTAGGACGCTTCCTTGTGTCAGATAATCGTCCTCGGCCGCAGTGGATACATTGCTGGAGATTGGCGTGGCTACCCGTGGGGAGCCTCCagttgaggaggaggggtttGATAGATCGTCACTGTCATCGGATGGATCTGGGATCGGAATAAGATTGGACTCGGAGGACAGCAAATCAGTGAATAGAGCTCTGAGGTTTGTGGAGGATAGGATAGAGGCTATTGACAGCGAGACTCCTAGGCTTTTGCTTCGGGAGACAAACTCCACGGCGCTGAGAGAATTGCCACCATTGTGCACGAAACCAGAATTGAGATCCAGCTCTGCCGTATCAACCTCTAATACAGCAGCTAACTGCTGCACCAGCAATTGCGAGGAAGGGTTCATTGTTGTTCGTGATGGATATCCGATATTGATCGGAGCGTGACGAGGGTTCCAATCCGCTGCCATATATATGAAATAGCGCTCAGGAACATGGACATACCACAATCTCACCTCATAGCCACCCTTCGGCCATCCCGATAGAGGCATAAAGATGTGCAGTTCGGTAGCCGAGTATAGGCCTACTACCGGCTAAGCCCCTAGGGGAAGAGCCGGAAGGATCGCCGTGGACCGGGAAAATTAGGGCTTTTATCAATAAAGACGTCCGTGGCTGTGCCCCGGAAGCCTTAATGTTCCCAAATGATACTTCCTCGGTAGGTTGGGCCAGTAATCAGTAGGCAGGCTGCTTCAGGGTATAAGAGAAGTCTTGCTAGGAGGCTCTTCGTTGATCTTAGGGATAGCCATTATATTCACCCTGGTTAACAAATAAGCTTTCTATCAGCTTCAAAATCATGTTCAAGCGAATGGAAGGCAAAGTATGGCAATGATTGTTCCTTTCCTTATCGAACCTTCGCATCAAGCCCTACTATGCAATCTGACTCCCATTTCTTGCCAGTAGAATGCAAACACCCCATGACCAGGTTTGCAAGTACAGGTAGCAGGAACATGTCGAGCACATAAGACAGGGTTTGATGCATCGTACAACATTTCATGCAAGGAGGGGCTCTTGTGCGAACCATTAGTTGGGCAATGAGACCAGAAGTCACTGAGAGGGCGAGCGTAGCTGATGCGTTCACATTGATGGTGACATGTTACTGGTGTCTGTTTGACCTCTCAGTTTAGCATTTAAGTGATTGGTTATCATCCAGCAGAAGGTTACGTAGTCAGATTATGAAGTCATATTGACATATAATAAGTGGGAGACTTCCGAAGAGACTCAAGTGTGCATGTATATAAAATATTCACATTCTCTGTCTTGGTTTTAAAGCCGTGTTCTCGTATATAGACAACATTCTAAACCTTGGTTTCAACAACTTCTCGACTCTCACGCCTGAGAGACCTGTCACTGTCCTCCTCCGTGGAATCTTTGTTGACGCCTAATTTTGCAGCCTCCTCGACCGTAAACGTTCCGTAGGTATCGTCCCGGTCAATCTCTCCGATGCCTGGTGGTGGAAAGCACTTGTTAACAAGAGTGTGGATGGCCATAGAAGACAGCAGCCCATATGGGAACCCGAGCGCATAAAGATGATCA encodes:
- the gliP gene encoding nonribosomal peptide synthetase gliP (non-ribosomal peptide synthetase modules and related proteins), yielding MPLSGWPKGGYEVRLWYVHVPERYFIYMAADWNPRHAPINIGYPSRTTMNPSSQLLVQQLAAVLEVDTAELDLNSGFVHNGGNSLSAVEFVSRSKSLGVSLSIASILSSTNLRALFTDLLSSESNLIPIPDPSDDSDDLSNPSSSTGGSPRVATPISSNVSTAAEDDYLTQGSVLTQYATQSLSEMQASLLHGSLKSPGTNIIYHYETYQTDVIPVLKRAWKTVIEGEPIFHSSLLDGSARNQEYFTWSEVTVETEAEYREQLQTLWLKSVSSSFKVVHWKRSPPASSQSTVIWAVHHALVDGYSAMLLFCKVRRAIKGLPIVPGPSFSDVEKRIRVWRQEHKSQGDEYWAGHAAQLDQAQGELLLPAPTPEGTSSAITESEEVYVAPSVSNTQLHCVAKRLGVTLSTCYYAAWSLVLSLYADSASVVFGAVLAGRNLPLEGVDEVVGPLVNTLPLCLTLSRQQSAQDFLKNLFSRMVELAEYQWTTPDNGYTRNFSSAMAMQVPGPECKDGVSPIEPPYTRQTTDVPLSINILTDGAARFVYHTSQYSRADIVRLGKYFQRALQLLLRPHRPIEECLQGLLGCVDLQTLMGFGNCSSSLTTTVAIKEDLVTLFESAVSRNPMDVAVQKGNCHLTYQELDTHAGRVAATLRGYIQDGDVVCLHADRSVNWIVGIMGILKAGGVYCALDKALPQEARETIFSASGSRLFLVPSLSDQSFCPTDCDRLLVVEDLVKDDNVPITHRDSPRPQTDAYLCFTSGSTGKPKGVMCLHQGLVAFQRDLEVRLFAQPGRRVAQIMSVAFDGSIHEIFSALSYGAALVLQSGDDPFAHLSDVDSAILTPSMARVLNPADFERLSTVSTKVYLVGEPVTQDVCDRWSEQKTLYNMYGPTEGTCGATIKQLHPRQRVTIGPPNPSTRIYIMNQHQELVPPGVIGEIYIAGVQVARHYIGMPEQTAQRFVADPIIRIGERMYKTGDRGYWSEDGEVVCLGRTDRQIKLRGFRLDLDDLETRMIRAFPAVTAVALTRQGNHLIAAILPASTDVDAFSARVAQVLPPYATPRKILALDEFPTTKAGKRDYLAIAKLSAQAPVSTGRTLTSPMEKLVGDAFRDILQLGKDVALHTHSSFRELGGHSLLQLLLATRISQGVNRQVPLYVVAQHDRIDHLAAAIDSGLGLQQLVTTDPMGLGESAIAPIEREWWHKYQINESTSSFNVNFMAKIDDCLVDRARLVHACNEVMARHRVLRSRYIFSRAAGRVVRQYSPLAPRVQAVKTVNPWVEVNRPFSLSRSAPIRAVVSDSYFILTISHIVADLTTLQILLREISSHYQGGSLPSIPHTYMNSTLWYEKPTSCDLDFWSDCLGQLPDTTHLLGHGGYRRGYRGRSALCEVPPTTYQSMRHFLRQSSITAQQLSLATIALCLDDPSVPMPTETDIVLGIPYINRKSQEDLDVVGLFLEPLPVRISFGQETHNHEKASYLDTVQRSVRSSVGHAVHWDQLLEHLQVSTTPPDHPLFDVVVTFHSQSHSNGLELSAPGLRTCYTYAEGAKFRLLCEFSALSEDRLLLRLEYDTDCFTEENIQLLQARIPLALSLLVQNVPYDMIRQTLACPPETQPVKVLKPDVVFGTPLSDI